Within Novosphingobium resinovorum, the genomic segment GCGTCTATGCTCTGGGTCAGGGCGGGCGCATGGCCGCTTACGAACTGGTCACCGGCCAGCGCATCTGGGAACTCAACCTCGCGGGCATCTCGACCCCGTCAGTCGCGGGTGACTGGGTCTTCACGCTGGACGACCACGCCGAAATCCTCGCCATCGCGCGCGGCACCGGCAAGGTCCGCTGGCTGACCGAACTGCAGCGCTACAAGAACGCCAAGAAGCGCAAGAATCCGATCTTCTGGGTCGGTCCGGTGCTGGCGGGCAGCAAGCTGTGGGTCGGCAACTCGCGCGGGCTCGTGGCCACCATCGATCCGTCGAGCGGCACGATGACGCCATTCACCGAACTCAGCGATCCGATTTCGCTGGCGCCTGTCGTGGCGAACCAGACGCTCTACGTCCTCGACGATTCGGGCCGTATCACCGCCTTCCGTTGAATCAGGCGGGGCGCAGATCGCATGAGATTTGCGCCCCCTTAACCAATTCCCTCTACGCCCTGCGGCCATGAGCACCGCATCCACCCGCCGCCCGGCCAGCGACGTTTCCGCAGGCGTGGGCCTCTCCGGCCTCGTCGCGCTGGTCCTGTGGATCCTGTTCTGCCGCAACTGGGGCTCGGTCGTCGATCTGCTCGGCCTGCAGGCCCCGCGCGAGCCGATGAGCGGCCCTTACGCCTCGCTCGCCACGCTGGCCTTCACCGGCGTCGCCATGACCGCATGGTCGCTGCTGGTCGACAAGGTGCACTTGCGCCCCTCCACCGGCATCGACTGGTCGCAGCGTCGCCCGCTCTCCGAAACGCTCGACATCTCGATCACCAAGCTGACCGGGCTGTGGATCACATGGGCGCTGATAGGCTGCTTCTACTTCCTGTGCCGATGGTACTGGGAGGGGCAGTATCTGTTCGCTATGGACGTGTTGAGTGCCGTTGTGGCACCCTTGTTCGTCCTCTCGGTGCCCTATGTCCTCTGGCTCGACCGGGTCATGGTCGAGCCGCGCGACGCCTCCTGGCACTTCGGCGCGATGCTGATCGGCCGCGAGCCATGGAGCGCCGAAGAGGTGAAGAAGCACTGGCGCGCCTGGGCGATCAAGGGCTTCTTCGGAGCCTTCATGATCTCGATCCTGCCCGGCGGCTTCGCCCGCGTGGTAGAGGCGGATTTCGGCGCAATCGCGCACAAACCCGTGGACTTGGGCTCTCTGCTGATCGAAGGGCTGTTCCTCGTAGACGTGCAGATCGGCACAGTCGGCTACCTCTTCACCTTCCGCCCGCTCGACGCCCACATCCGCAGCGGCAACCCTTTGCTGGCGGGCTGGGTAGCCGCACTGATGTGCTACCCGCCCTTCGTGTGGGGCACGATGGGTAACGCCGACGTCCTCGGTTACGAAGTCAACACCGGCGGCTGGGCGCACTGGATGGCGGCTTACGACGTCCTCCTGTGGGGCTGGGCGGCGATGATGGTCGTGCTGACCGCGATCTACGCCTGGGCGACCTTCGCCTTCGGCCTGCGCTTTTCCAACCTGACTTATCGCGGCGTGCTGACGAACGGCCCCTACCGCTTCACGCGCCACCCGGCCTACCTGTCGAAGAACCTGTTCTGGTGGACTTCGACGCTGCCGTTCCTCGTGACGAACGGATCATGGACCGACGCGATCCGCAACACCGTGCTGCTGGGCGTGGTGAGCGGCATCTATTATTGGCGCGCTCGGACTGAGGAAGCGCACCTGCTGGCGGAAGACCCTAAGTATCGGGAATATTACGACTGGATGGGGGAGAATGCGTTCATCACCCGGACTTTTGGGAAGATCGGGCAGAAGCTTAAGTTCAAGTAAGTCCTGGGGCCATCGCCCCAGACCCCCATACCGTCGTCGTGGTGCGTGCAGACCTGTCAGTCCCACATGGCGCCGCAGGCTATTTGTCTCCCGGCCCACAGTCTTGCATGACGATGCCGCGCGCGTGACCTCGACGGTATACAGGGTGCAGGGGGTGGTAAACCCCTGCCTTTCCTTCCTTAAAACGTCTTGAGCGCGTAAACCTTGGAAAGATCCCCGCCCCATTCGCCATTATACAGGTCGAGCAGCCGCTCGGCCGGAACCTTGCCGGTCTTCACGATCTCCGCCAGCGGTTCGAGATAGCCCGTTTCGTTGTCTCCCGCCGAGTTCAGGCGGCCTCGTGCAGCGAGGCCCGAGCGAGCGATATCGACCACTTCGCCCGCGATGTCGCGCAATGTCCCGCCGCCTGGGATCGGCGCGTCCAGCCCCAGCTTCGGCGCGGCAGAGCGCAGCGCTTCACGGCCTTCCATGTCCCAGTCCTTGACCAGATCCCACGCCGCATCGAGCGCGCCCTGATCGTAGAGCAGGCCCACCCACAGCGCGGGCAGGGCGCAGATGCGTCCCCACGGTCCGCCATCGGCACCGCGCATTTCGAGGAAGGACTTCAGGCGCACTTCGGGGAAGGCGGTGGAGAGGTGGTCCTGCCAGTCCGACAGGCGCGGCTTCTCGCCGGGGAGTACCGAAAGCTCGCCCTTGAGGAAGTCGCGGAAGGAGAGGCCGGCGGCGTCGATGTACTTGCCGTCGCGGAACACGAAGTACATCGGCACGTCCAGCATGTACTCGACATAGCGTTCGTAGCCGAAGCCGTCCTCGAACACGAAGGGCAGCATGCCGGTGCGGTGCGGATCGGTGTCCGACCAGATATGGCTGCGGTACGAGAGGTAGCCGTTGGGTTTGCCCTCGGTGAAGGGCGAGTTCGCGAACAGCGCCGTCGCCAGCGGCTGGAGGGCCAGCGAAGTGCGGAACTTCTGCACCATGTCGGCTTCGCTCGAATAGTCGAGGTTCACCTGGATGGTGCAGGTCCGCAACATCATGTCGAGGCCCATCGAGCCCACGCGCGGCATGTGGTTCAGCATGATGCCGTAGCGCCCCTTGGGCATGATCGGCAGTTCTTCGCGCGTCTTGTCGGGCCACATGCCGAGGCCGAGGTAGGCCTTGCCCAGCTTTTCGCCGACCTGCTTCACTTCGGAGAGGTGGCGACCGGTCTCGGCGCAGGTCTGGTGCAGGTTTTCGAGCGGTGCGCCTGACAGTTCCAGTTGGCCCGCCGGTTCGAGGCTGACGTTGCCGTCCGCGCCCTTGAGTGCGATGACGTTTCCGCCTTCCTCGATCGGCGTCCAGCCGAACTGGGTCAGTTCGCCCAGCAGGTCGCGGATGCCGCCCTTTTCGGTGTACGAAGGCGCGTGGTGGTCGGCGGTGTCGTAGACGAATTTCTCGTGCTCGGTGCCGATGCGCCACGCCTCGCGCGGCTTTTCGCCTGCGGCCATCGGCTCGGCGAGTTGGGACAGGTTTTCGATAACCGGATCTTCGCGATCCGAAACCTCACGAGTGCTCATGGGCGCGGAATTAGTGTGCCCTTCGGCGCCGCGCCAGAACTTTTTGTACCGGTCAGTCTAACATTCCTGTCATGTCCAATCTCCGGACACCGCCATCCATAGCCCGATGGCGGAAATGCAGGCGGTTTCGGCCCGCAGGATGCGCGGCCCCAGAGTGATCGCGCGCGCCTGGGGATGGGCGCGGACGAGATCGCGCTCGGTATCGTCGAAGCCGCCTTCGGGGCCGACGAGGAGCGCGGCCGGGCCTTTGTGCGCGGCGAAGGCGGCGGCTGCGGGGGCGCCGCCCTGTTCGTCGGCGAAGAACAGGGCGCGGTCCTCGGGCCAGTCGCGCAGCAGGGCATCGAGCCGGGTGGGTTCCTCGACGCGGGGCAGGGCGGTGCGGGCGCATTGCTCGGCCGCCTCGGTGACGATGGTGAGCGCACGCTCGGGGTTGAGCTTGTCGGCCACGCAGCGCCGGGTGACGACCGGCTGTACGGCGGCGACCCCCAGTTCGGTGGCCTTTTCCAGCACCAGATCGAAGTTCGGCTTCTTGAGCAGCGCGGCGCAGAGCACGAAGTCCGGCACGTCCTCGCGCTCGCGCAGCTTCATGCGGACCGAGAGCACGACGTCGCGCTTTCCGGCGGAAACCACCTCGCAGGCCCATTCGCCGGTCGCGTCGTCGCAGGCGATCACCGCGTCGCCCGCGCCGACTCGCATGACCTTGCCCAGATAGTGCGCCTGCTGGCCCTCCAGCGCGATCTGCCCACCATCTTCGAGCGGTCCGGGGACGAACAGGCGCGGCGCGGAGCGGGGCGGCCAGGCGGGGGTTGCGGGCATCTTCAACGGGTTCCTCAGGCTGACGCGCCCTTTTCGCGCCTCGGCGAAGAGGATGCAACGGTGGGCAAGCTGTGTTCACCAGACACGTTCGGGCATGACAGGACGCGCGCGATGCACTACTCATCGCGCGATGCTCGAACCTTCGCTCGTCCCTGACAGCCAGCATCGCGGGCTCGTGTCGATGCTGCCGCAGCCGTTTCGCGACTTCGCGATGCTGGCGCGATTCGACCGGCCGATCGGCTGGTGGCTGCTGTTCTGGCCCTGCGTCTGGGGCGTTCTACTGGCAGGTGGCGAAAGCCGCTGGAGCCTGATCGCATGGCTGCTGCTCGGCTCGATCGCGATGCGCGGAGCGGGCTGCGTGCTCAACGACATCGTCGATGCCGACCTCGACCGCCGCGTCGCCCGCACCGCGCAGCGCCCGGTCGCGAGCGGCCGCGTCAGCAAGGGCGCGGCCTGGACCTGGCTGCTGATGCTATGCGCCGTGGGGCTGGTCGTGCTGTTCCAGCTGCGCCCGCCCGCGCAGCTGGTGGCTCTGGGCAGCGTCGGCCTCGTCGCCGCCTATCCGTTCATGAAGCGCATTACGTGGTGGCCGCAGGCGTGGCTGGGCATGGTCTTCACCTGGGGGGCGCTGGTCGGCTGGATCGAGATCCGCAGCGATCATCTGGAGGCGCTGGCGGCGCTCTACCTCGGCTCGATCGTGTGGTGCATCGGCTACGATACGATCTACGCGATTCAGGACATTGAGGACGACGCGATCGTCGGCATCCGTTCCTCCGCCCGGCGCCTCGGCGCGCGGGTGAAGGGCGGGGTCGGCGGTTTCTATGCGCTCGCGCTGGCGCTGTGGGCGCTGGCGTTCTGGGTGATGCGGCCGGACTGGGTGGCGCTCGTCGCGCTGGTGCCGATGGCGCTGCACCTCGGCTTCCAGGTCATGACGCTGGACCCGGCGGACGGCGAGAACGCGCTCGCTCGCTTCCGCTCCAACCGCGATGCCGGGCTGGTGATGGCGCTGGCCTGCTGGGTGGTCGGCAACGCCGGGGTGATCTGATTGCCTACGCGTAGCTGACCAGCTCGAATTCGATCCCGTCCCAGTCGAAGAAGTAGAACCGGCGGCCCGGATCGTAATCGGCGTGGTTGAAGGGTTCGAGGCCTGCGGCAAGCACCACCTGTTCGGCCGCGTCGAGATCGTCGACCACCAGCCCCACGTGGTTCAGCGGCGCGCCCTTGCCATAGCGGCCGCGCTCCCGGCGGTCGGTATAGACGGCGATGTAACTGAAATCCCCGCCGACGTGGATCGTCTCGCCGCCGTTGATGGCGGGCCCCCGCCAGCGTTCGTGCCAGCCGAGCAGGTCCTGCAGCAAGGCGGACGAACGCTCGATGTCGCTGACGGTGAGGTTGGCATGTTCGAGGCGGCCCTGGGCCATTCTTCTTTCTCCTGCGTCACCGGCGAATCAGCCGGCTTGGCAAAAGTGCAACCTCAACCTAACTTGAGATCAAGCACTTTCGAAAGGATATCGATCTGGTCGTGGACCGCTTCATCACCATCGGCGAACTGGCGCGGCGTACCGGCGTCGCGGTATCGGCACTGCGTTTCTACGAGGAGAAGGGGCTGCTGCAGGCGCTGCGCACCTCGGGCAACCAGCGGCGTTTCCTGCGCTCCGACATTCGCCGCGTCAGTTTCATCCTGATCGCGCAGAAGCTGGGCCTCGCGCTGGCCGAGATCGAGCGCGAACTGGCCGACCTGCCGCACGGCCGCACGCCGACATTGGCCGACTGGGAGCGCATCAGCCGCTCGATGCGCACGTCGATCGACGAAAAGATCGCGTTGCTCGAACTGACTCGCCGCAAGCTGGACGAATGCATCGGCTGCGGCTGCCTCAGCCTGACGAAATGCCGTCTCTACAACGCCGATGACGTCGCGGGGGCGCAAGGGCCGGGGCCGCGCTTCGTGCTGGGCTAGATCCCGAGCGCCTTGCGCAGTTCGGCGTTGATGCGCGACTGCCAGCCCTTGCCGGTGGCGCGAAACGCCTCGACCACATCGGGATCGAGCCGCAGCGTGACCTGCTTCTTGGGATTGGCGGCGAGTGGGCGGCCGATCGACTTGAGCGAGCCCGAGGCCGGGCGGATCAGCTGGTCGCCCTTGTAGATGGCGGCCATGCGGAACATTTCCTCGGTCCATTCGACGTCGTCGTCGTCCGGGTCAATCCAGGGTTCGGAAGCGGGCTTGATGTTCTCCATGATGCGCATGCCTTATCGTGATGATCCGACGGTTGCCGTCGCGCGGTGTCCAGACCAGCGATACGCGGCGACCATGGAGAAACCCGAAGACGCGATAGCGGGTCTCTCCGTAGTCCTTGCGATCGTCCAGAACCTGAACATGCGTATCTGCAAAGACCCTATGCGCATCGGCAATGTCGATTCCGCGTTCAGCCAGAATCTTCCGGCGCTTCGCCTCGTCATATTCAATCCGCAATGACCGCATCTCCAGCGTCTGCGGACGGTGATCGTTGGATCGGCTACGATGGGCCAGTTAAATTAAAGTAACTACAAAAACCATGCCGGTCAACCTCACACCGCCGCCGCCAGCAGTTCCTCCGCGCCGCCGAGGTCCACGCTGACGAGACGGGAGATGCCCTTTTCCACCATCGTCACGCCGAACAGACGGTGCATGCGGCTCATCGTCACCGCATTGTGGGTGACGACGAGGTAGCGGGTGTCGGTCTCCTTCGTCATCGCTTCGAGGAGGTCGCAGAAGCGCTCGATATTGGCGTCGTCGAGCGGGGCGTCGACTTCGTCCAGCACGCAGATCGGCGCGGGATTGGTCAGGAACAGGCCGAAGATCAGCGCCACCGCCGTCAGCGCCTGTTCGCCGCCCGAAAGCAGGGTGAGCGACTGCAGCCGCTTGCCCGGCGGCTGGGCGTAGATTTCGAGGCCCGCCTCCAGCGGATCGTCCGAATCGACGAGCGCGAGGTGCGCCTGCCCGCCCTGGAACAGCTGCTGGAACAGGCGGCGGAAATGGCCGTCCACCGCCTCGAAGGCGGCGCGCAGGCGTTCGCGGCCCTCGCGGTTGAGGTTGCCGATCGAGCCGCGCAACCGGTTCACCGCTTCGGTCAGTTCGGCCTTCTCGCTGACCGAGAGGCCGAGCTGCGCCTCGGCTTCGGCGAGTTCGTCGGCGGCGACGAGGTTGACCGGGCCGATGCGCTCGCGCTCGGCGACAAGGCGGTCCATGCCGCTGCCTTCGGCCTCGGCGCCGGCCACTTCGGTGGGGGCGAAGGCGAAGCGTTCGGGCAGGACCGGGGGCGGGCACTGGAAGCGCTCGCCCGAGAGGCGGTTCATTTCGGTGCGGCGCTGGTCCTCGTGCTCGGCGCGGGCAGAGGCTCCGGCGCGGCCTTCGCGCGCGGCGGCGAGGGTTTCCTGCGCGGCGGAGAGCGCGGTGTCGGCGCGTTTCGCGGCTTCGGTGGCGGCGTTCACGGCAGCTTCGGCCTTGGCGAGTTCATCGCCCAGGCGCACGCGGATCGCCTCGCCCTGTTCGATCTGGGTCATCAGCGAGGGGGGCTTGGCGGCCATGATCGCGCGTTCGGTCTCGATCTCCTCCAGCCGTCCGGCCATCTGCGCGAGGCGGTTCGCGGCATCGCCCGAGCGCGCCTGCCAGCCGCGAATGTCCGCGCGCTGGGTGGTGGTGCGCTCCCGCGCGACGGCAAGGGCCTGATCGTGGCCCGCCAGCGCCGCCATCGCGTGCTGCAGGGCCGAGCGGGCCTCGCCGTTGCGGGCTTGTGCGGCCTGCAGTTCGGCGCGGCCGGTGGCGGGATCGGGTAGCGCGGTGCGCTTCGCCTCTGCGGCGGCGACTTCGGCGGCCACCCCGCTGCGCTGGTCGGCGGTTTCGGCGAGCGTGGCGTCGAGTTCGGCGCGGCGGGCCTGCTGGCGAGCGCGGGCATCCTCGGCCTGATCGACGGCGCGCAAGGCGCTGCGCTCGGCCTCGGCCGCCGAGGCGATGGCGCGTTCGGCAGAAATCACGCGGGAGGAGAGGTCGGCCAATTCCTGCTGCACGGCGGCCTGCCGTGCTTCGGCGGCGGTGACGGCCGCGCGCAAGGGGGGCAGCTTGGCGTCGAGTTCGGCGAAGCGGTTCTCCGCTTCCAGCCTTGCGGCTTCGGCCGCGCCTTCGCCGCGCGCGACGAAGCCGTCCCAGCGGCGCAGCACGCCCGCGCGCGTGACGAGCCATTCGCCGGGTTTCAGCGCGCGCGCGTCGTCCGTCTCGACCACATGGACCAGCGCGAGGCGGGCCGCGAGTTCGGGCGGGCACTGCGCGACATGCGCGGCGAGGCTGTCGGCGACCGGAGCGGGGGCCTCCGCGCCGGTCCAGAAGCGGCCGTCGGCATTCGGCACTACGCCCAGCGGGGCCTTGGCGTCGCGGCCGAGCACGGCGGCGACGGCGCGTTCGTAGCCGGGCGCGGCGCGCACCGCGTCGATGGCGACGGGCAGGCCATGCGCGGCCTTGGCGCCCTTGGCCCGCGCCTCGCGGTCGCGGACGAGGGCGGCGTGTTCGCGCTCGATGCCCGTGAGGTCGGCGCGCGCGCCTGCCAGCGCCGAGGCAGCGGCGTCGCGGTCGGCCTGTAGCGCGGTCTTGCGCGCCTGCATGTCCTCCAGCCCCTCGCGCGAGCGGGCGAGGACGGCGCTGGCCTCCTCTGCCTTGGCACGCGCGGCAGCGATGGCGGTTTCGAGGTCGCCGAGGTCGGGCAGGGCGGCGACTTGCGCCTCGATCCGGGCGACGTCCTGCGCCACGCGGGCCTGCCGCGCCTTCGCCTGCGTCAGTTCGGCTTCGGCGATGCGCCATTCGGCCTCGACGCCTGCTTGCTTCGCGGTCGCCTGCGCGAGATCGAGTTCGGCGGCGCGGCTGGCTTGTTCGGCGCCATCGACCATGTTGGCGAAGCGCGGGCGCTGCGCCTCATCGGCGGCGAGCTGCTTTTCGCCCTCGGACAACTCGCGCTCCAGCCGGGCGAGGGCTTCGGCGGCGTCCCGGGTGAGGCGGTCGGCGTCGTGGCGGTCTTCTTCCAGCCGGGTGCGCTGGCGGTCGAGGTCGGCGAGGCGCTGCTCGGCGGCTTCGAGCTGGCTGGTCAGCGTCGCCATGCGGTGGCCTTGCGCATTGGCATCGTCGCGGCGGTCGGCGAGTTCGTCGCGGGCCTCCGCCAGTGCTTCGGCGGCGGAGGCCTGCTGGCTTTGCGCTTCCACCGCGAGCGCCTGCGCCACGGCGACGCGCTCCTCGGCGGCCTGCGCTTCCTTGCGAGCAGCATCGGCAGCGGCGGCGGCCTCGCGCCAGCGGGCGAAGACGACGCGGGCTTCGGCGAGGCGGATCTGGTCGGTCAGGGCCTTGTAGCGCTCTGCCGCTTTCGCTTGGCGCCGGAGCGTGCCGACCTGCTTGTCGAGGCCCGCCATGATGTCGTCGAGGCGGGCGAGATTGGCTTCGGTGGCGCGCAGGCGCTGCTCCGCGTCCTTGCGGCGGACATGGAGGCCCGCGATGCCCGCGGCTTCTTCCAGCATGGCGCGCCGCTCGGCAGGCTTGGCGGCGATGACTGCGGCGATGCGGCCCTGGCTGACGAGCGCCGGGCTATGCGCGCCGGTGGCGGCATCGGCGAAGATCAACGCCACGTCCTTGGCGCGCACGTCCCGCCCGTTGATGCGGTAGGCGCTGCCCGCGCCGCGCTCGATGCGGCGGACGACTTCGAGTTCGTCGCGCACGCCTTCGGCGTTCGGCGCGGTTTCCGCCTTCAGCACGACTTCGGCGAAGGCGCGGGGCG encodes:
- a CDS encoding methyltransferase family protein, with the translated sequence MSTASTRRPASDVSAGVGLSGLVALVLWILFCRNWGSVVDLLGLQAPREPMSGPYASLATLAFTGVAMTAWSLLVDKVHLRPSTGIDWSQRRPLSETLDISITKLTGLWITWALIGCFYFLCRWYWEGQYLFAMDVLSAVVAPLFVLSVPYVLWLDRVMVEPRDASWHFGAMLIGREPWSAEEVKKHWRAWAIKGFFGAFMISILPGGFARVVEADFGAIAHKPVDLGSLLIEGLFLVDVQIGTVGYLFTFRPLDAHIRSGNPLLAGWVAALMCYPPFVWGTMGNADVLGYEVNTGGWAHWMAAYDVLLWGWAAMMVVLTAIYAWATFAFGLRFSNLTYRGVLTNGPYRFTRHPAYLSKNLFWWTSTLPFLVTNGSWTDAIRNTVLLGVVSGIYYWRARTEEAHLLAEDPKYREYYDWMGENAFITRTFGKIGQKLKFK
- a CDS encoding glutamate--cysteine ligase is translated as MSTREVSDREDPVIENLSQLAEPMAAGEKPREAWRIGTEHEKFVYDTADHHAPSYTEKGGIRDLLGELTQFGWTPIEEGGNVIALKGADGNVSLEPAGQLELSGAPLENLHQTCAETGRHLSEVKQVGEKLGKAYLGLGMWPDKTREELPIMPKGRYGIMLNHMPRVGSMGLDMMLRTCTIQVNLDYSSEADMVQKFRTSLALQPLATALFANSPFTEGKPNGYLSYRSHIWSDTDPHRTGMLPFVFEDGFGYERYVEYMLDVPMYFVFRDGKYIDAAGLSFRDFLKGELSVLPGEKPRLSDWQDHLSTAFPEVRLKSFLEMRGADGGPWGRICALPALWVGLLYDQGALDAAWDLVKDWDMEGREALRSAAPKLGLDAPIPGGGTLRDIAGEVVDIARSGLAARGRLNSAGDNETGYLEPLAEIVKTGKVPAERLLDLYNGEWGGDLSKVYALKTF
- a CDS encoding 16S rRNA (uracil(1498)-N(3))-methyltransferase produces the protein MPATPAWPPRSAPRLFVPGPLEDGGQIALEGQQAHYLGKVMRVGAGDAVIACDDATGEWACEVVSAGKRDVVLSVRMKLREREDVPDFVLCAALLKKPNFDLVLEKATELGVAAVQPVVTRRCVADKLNPERALTIVTEAAEQCARTALPRVEEPTRLDALLRDWPEDRALFFADEQGGAPAAAAFAAHKGPAALLVGPEGGFDDTERDLVRAHPQARAITLGPRILRAETACISAIGLWMAVSGDWT
- the ubiA gene encoding 4-hydroxybenzoate octaprenyltransferase; the protein is MLEPSLVPDSQHRGLVSMLPQPFRDFAMLARFDRPIGWWLLFWPCVWGVLLAGGESRWSLIAWLLLGSIAMRGAGCVLNDIVDADLDRRVARTAQRPVASGRVSKGAAWTWLLMLCAVGLVVLFQLRPPAQLVALGSVGLVAAYPFMKRITWWPQAWLGMVFTWGALVGWIEIRSDHLEALAALYLGSIVWCIGYDTIYAIQDIEDDAIVGIRSSARRLGARVKGGVGGFYALALALWALAFWVMRPDWVALVALVPMALHLGFQVMTLDPADGENALARFRSNRDAGLVMALACWVVGNAGVI
- a CDS encoding VOC family protein, translating into MAQGRLEHANLTVSDIERSSALLQDLLGWHERWRGPAINGGETIHVGGDFSYIAVYTDRRERGRYGKGAPLNHVGLVVDDLDAAEQVVLAAGLEPFNHADYDPGRRFYFFDWDGIEFELVSYA
- the soxR gene encoding redox-sensitive transcriptional activator SoxR — encoded protein: MDRFITIGELARRTGVAVSALRFYEEKGLLQALRTSGNQRRFLRSDIRRVSFILIAQKLGLALAEIERELADLPHGRTPTLADWERISRSMRTSIDEKIALLELTRRKLDECIGCGCLSLTKCRLYNADDVAGAQGPGPRFVLG
- a CDS encoding BrnA antitoxin family protein translates to MENIKPASEPWIDPDDDDVEWTEEMFRMAAIYKGDQLIRPASGSLKSIGRPLAANPKKQVTLRLDPDVVEAFRATGKGWQSRINAELRKALGI
- a CDS encoding BrnT family toxin, with the protein product MRIEYDEAKRRKILAERGIDIADAHRVFADTHVQVLDDRKDYGETRYRVFGFLHGRRVSLVWTPRDGNRRIITIRHAHHGEHQARFRTLD
- a CDS encoding AAA family ATPase, which translates into the protein MRIHRLKLSGFKSFVEPAELRIDPGLTGVVGPNGCGKSNLLEAIRWVMGESSPKSMRGGGMEDVIFAGTDKRPPRAFAEVVLKAETAPNAEGVRDELEVVRRIERGAGSAYRINGRDVRAKDVALIFADAATGAHSPALVSQGRIAAVIAAKPAERRAMLEEAAGIAGLHVRRKDAEQRLRATEANLARLDDIMAGLDKQVGTLRRQAKAAERYKALTDQIRLAEARVVFARWREAAAAADAARKEAQAAEERVAVAQALAVEAQSQQASAAEALAEARDELADRRDDANAQGHRMATLTSQLEAAEQRLADLDRQRTRLEEDRHDADRLTRDAAEALARLERELSEGEKQLAADEAQRPRFANMVDGAEQASRAAELDLAQATAKQAGVEAEWRIAEAELTQAKARQARVAQDVARIEAQVAALPDLGDLETAIAAARAKAEEASAVLARSREGLEDMQARKTALQADRDAAASALAGARADLTGIEREHAALVRDREARAKGAKAAHGLPVAIDAVRAAPGYERAVAAVLGRDAKAPLGVVPNADGRFWTGAEAPAPVADSLAAHVAQCPPELAARLALVHVVETDDARALKPGEWLVTRAGVLRRWDGFVARGEGAAEAARLEAENRFAELDAKLPPLRAAVTAAEARQAAVQQELADLSSRVISAERAIASAAEAERSALRAVDQAEDARARQQARRAELDATLAETADQRSGVAAEVAAAEAKRTALPDPATGRAELQAAQARNGEARSALQHAMAALAGHDQALAVARERTTTQRADIRGWQARSGDAANRLAQMAGRLEEIETERAIMAAKPPSLMTQIEQGEAIRVRLGDELAKAEAAVNAATEAAKRADTALSAAQETLAAAREGRAGASARAEHEDQRRTEMNRLSGERFQCPPPVLPERFAFAPTEVAGAEAEGSGMDRLVAERERIGPVNLVAADELAEAEAQLGLSVSEKAELTEAVNRLRGSIGNLNREGRERLRAAFEAVDGHFRRLFQQLFQGGQAHLALVDSDDPLEAGLEIYAQPPGKRLQSLTLLSGGEQALTAVALIFGLFLTNPAPICVLDEVDAPLDDANIERFCDLLEAMTKETDTRYLVVTHNAVTMSRMHRLFGVTMVEKGISRLVSVDLGGAEELLAAAV